From Aegilops tauschii subsp. strangulata cultivar AL8/78 chromosome 5, Aet v6.0, whole genome shotgun sequence:
aataaaaagaaaaacctcTCGAACAAACGTTCGCTACAGAACCTAATCCGACGAATTTCGTTCGCTCCAGAGCCTAAACTAACGAACATTCACTAATTAAACAAAAACGTTTCGAATAATAAAATAAAAACGCGATCTAATCCTAACCGTCGATCTAAGATCGGACGGATGAgggcagcgacggcggcggcttcgagcgggcggcggctccggggcTCGGCTGCGATGGGCggaggcacggggaggcgcgTCACGTCGAGGCGGATGTAGCGGTGGGGTCGGCGGCGCTCGGGGGCGTCGGAACGGAGCGCGGCGGCgggagctccggcgagggcgggaggttgcggtggaggaggaggagaggggagagagggggcgcgGTTTCGCCTTTTAAAGGCGGAGGGGGGAAGGCGCTGCTGGGGAAGGGGACGGCcggaggcggggcggcgccggtCTCCGGGAGGAGTCCCGGTCGGCGACGGGAGGTGGAAGGCGGTGCGGCTACGGGTCGGCTCgggcggctgggcttcggcccagtcggtcgGCCCGAAAAGTTTTTTTAAAGCAcaacgaaaataaaataaaataacctAGGCACATTTTATATCAAAATTTTTAGAAAacgattttctacaacatgaacatttttctagcatcaaataaaatgcacaaaaaaataaataaagcaaatagtgctaatgttgcaataaaacctcataaaatcattttaaaaaaccaaaatgatttcaaatttatttctctccaattttttgttgtagggaatcattttaccctatttttcatatattttagttttggagaaaaataatttgaaaagaacccaaataactccaaattgaaaaataatttcaaaaggattttaaatttgattctttgaaacttccaactcatatttcatatatttttaagaagtcattttatcttctctcatgaaaatcattgagttacttgaagtttctgaatttgaaatagttccaaatgaaattcaaatattaaaaaaaaaccttttcatttatttaaatggaagaagtcatgtcatcttctctctagggttttgtatttgaaaagaatttgaattcacggagatcataaatgcaaaaatatgaaagtttgggaaagtccttttattcactctcatttaactttcgaaaagttttgaatttcactcaccttcagtcaatcaatcacacaacaatcaaaaaaaaacaatcaaatatatttatttaatataacattccaaaatttagatttttgggatgttacacaacTGCGCCGGCCTATTTAGTAGGTTTTGTTCCCTGGTTTTTCCGGTTTCGGGAACCCTCTAGAAGGTTATATGGTTcagttttttttcctttctttctcTATATCTTTTTCAGTTTTCCCTTTTTATGAAGAAAAATCAGAAAAACGTTTGAAAATTTCATCTTTTTTAGACAAGTTTgaaaatttctttttttttgaggaaATTGAAAATTTCATGAGAAGTTCGGTTTTGTAAATGCCGAAGAGCAGGAGGACGAGTAACCCGGGCCGACGGTCCAGCCTCCGTAGCAGAAGAAATATGGAGCGTCGTCTCGTCGCCGCTACCCGCTAGATCTCCTCCGTCTAGTCCAAACCCACCGCactccctcccctcccctcccctcagaTCCACCTCTCGCCATGGCGGATCTCGCCGCCGCGGCGCCGCGCGCGCCCGccccgccgcagccgccgccggcGGCCAAGGACCTCTTCGGGGAGACGATCGAGGCGCACCCGCCGTGGTTCCGGCCGGAGGCCTTCCTGCGCGCGGGCTTCGACCCGGACGCCTACGTCGCCGAGCTGCGCTCCTACGTGCCCCTCGAGAGCCTCGCCGCCGAGCTGCGCtcccacctcgccgccctccgcgccgagCTCGTCGGCCTCATCAACCGCGACTACGCCGACTTCGTCGGCCTCAGCGCCCGCCTCAAGGgcgtcgacgccgccgccgcccgcatgcGCGCCCCGCTCGCCGACCTCAGGGACAAGGTCGCCGCcttccgcgccgccgcctccgccgccctcgccgccctaCGCGCGGGTCTCGAGCAGCGCGCCGCGGCCACGCAGGCGCGCGAGCTCCTCGAGCTGCTCCTCGACACCTCCCACGTCGTCTCCAAGGTATCCGATCTCGGACCTGCTCCCGCTTTGAACAGACGCCAATGTGGCTAATTCACCCCTCTACACTTCAGTTGTCCCTGCATACAGATGCTTCGTCTCATTCACCTCACTACAGTTTCAGCACCTAGTATAAATGATCACATGTCCTTGCGTACATATCATCGGAATTGCGACATATCATGATGCTAGAATAAATGATCATATGTCATTGCATACTTATCCAAATTTGCAATAATATCATAATGCTAGTACAAATGATCATATGCTCATATGTCACTCCATAATTATCATCGGAACACATTGTAATGCTGAGTTTTTTCCATGTGATTAAAAAGATCTCTGCCATTTGAACCTTTGACCATCCAGATTTTTTCTATTAAGCTTGGAACTAAAGCAAGTCTGACAGTAAATGTTTACCAATTTGTTCCTGCCCTAGTTTCATTTTCAGGTAGAGATTCTGTCCATTGTTTTCTGAAATCTAAATGCCAATGTAGCCAGTTCATTAACACCGATGAATCTGACCGCATGACTAAATTACTGACTAAATTTTTATCACTTAGTACAAATGGTAACATGCCACTGCATACTTATCGAAATTTGCGGCGTATCAATGATGCTGAGATTTTCTTCCAATGAAATAACTCCTCTGCCTTGTCATCCGTCGACCGCCCAGAGTTATTTCATCAAAGCAAATTTGATATGTGTTTACCAAATTGCTTTAGCTCATGTCATGTTGTTAATGAAACCTAAAGGTTTGTTTTGTTCATTCAGGTTGAGAAACTGATCAAGGAATTGCCGACAGCACCATCTGATTCATCAGATGTTGAAGATCGTTCAGTTGATAAGGGATACTCCGGCAATGATACTACATCACCAAATGTGGAGGCAGGGACAGATGTCAGAGAAACACAAAGCATTCTGTTAGAAAGAATCGCAAGCGAGATGAACCGACTCAAATTTTACATCAGCCATGCACAGGTTTGTGCCAACAGATACTACTGGTCCTTGCCTCCTTGGGCATCTCTAGCTTCTAATATATAGGGTTTTTCTATGGTTTATGTAAGTTGTCGAACAGAGCCCTAGGAAAATTACAACGTAAAATGTTTACAGATAGTTCACACGAAAATATTTGGTATGCGTGTCACCATTGAAAGGGCAGTATACATTGTCATCATAATAtgtgtaatcatgttttaataaAGTACGAGAAATAGCCAGTTGTATTTCATGGCCATGATTAAGTTCATTCACTTCTTGAAGTTTGTGCTAGAACCTTATTTCTAACTGCCAAAGTACCAACCCAATTTTGTATTGGTAGCACTCATTTTATGTCTAACTGGATACatcatatactccctctgtaaagaaatataagaacgtttagtgatctaaacgctcttatatttctttacggagggagtacattttaATGCAACATATATATGATTCTTATTCTGTTACATTATGGCAGTACAGAACCTTCCTTTTATTGAGAACATGGAGAAGAGGGTCCAAGGTGCTACAAAACTACTTGATGGTAGCTTAGAGCGTTGCTTTGTGGTTGGTCTAGAACATCGGGACGCAAAAGTAATATACAACTGCTTGCGCGCTTATGCTGCCATTGACAACACATCTTCAGCTGAAGAGCTTTTCCGTACAACAGTGGTCTCCCCATTGATTCAGAAAATTGTCCCTCAAAACTATGCAAAAGCTGTTTCTGGGGTATCTTCTGATGACCTGGAGGATGACTATGAGCAGATAATGCAATGTGTAGAAAAAGATTGCAAATTTATTTTGGAAATATCTTCATCAGGTAGCTGTAATCTCTGTTACTTAATATTCTGATGAAGCCTAAATGCATATGGACTTAGATAACATCTTACTGATTTTTGTTTCATTTGCAGCAAACTCTGGACTTCATATTTTTGATTTTCTGGCCAATTCAATACTCAAGGAAGTCCATTCTGCAATCATGAAGGGAAAGCCTGGGGCCTGTTCTCCTGGAAAACCTAAAGACTTCCTGAGAAACTACAAAGCGAGCTTAAAGTTTCTTGACTTTCTTGAAGGTATGCTTAATTATTCTGTCACAAAGTGGTTTGTTTTCTGTGATTTGGTCTGCTAAATCTACTAGAGTACTATGCTTGCCTGCAAAGAGTGCTATTGTATATTTTTGGTACCGTGTGT
This genomic window contains:
- the LOC109751809 gene encoding conserved oligomeric Golgi complex subunit 2 yields the protein MADLAAAAPRAPAPPQPPPAAKDLFGETIEAHPPWFRPEAFLRAGFDPDAYVAELRSYVPLESLAAELRSHLAALRAELVGLINRDYADFVGLSARLKGVDAAAARMRAPLADLRDKVAAFRAAASAALAALRAGLEQRAAATQARELLELLLDTSHVVSKVEKLIKELPTAPSDSSDVEDRSVDKGYSGNDTTSPNVEAGTDVRETQSILLERIASEMNRLKFYISHAQNLPFIENMEKRVQGATKLLDGSLERCFVVGLEHRDAKVIYNCLRAYAAIDNTSSAEELFRTTVVSPLIQKIVPQNYAKAVSGVSSDDLEDDYEQIMQCVEKDCKFILEISSSANSGLHIFDFLANSILKEVHSAIMKGKPGACSPGKPKDFLRNYKASLKFLDFLEGYCPSKSAITKFRSEPAYTDFMRLWHVSVYFSLRFQEIAGGLDGALTATISPVGVNENQMKQKTLLLKQSIKLLESLQSCWSDDVLVFSHSDKFLRLSLQLISRYTTWLSSGLAARNASDGSTSSPADSEWALSVPVEDFIYVMHDVNAVIGELSESGDFVGRVNQLLASCPIEVLTLVKQSILQAVEPLKELLPSIMDVMIGVIVKRSNEDLKHLKGITATYRMTNKLPVRHSPYVSGILHPLKVFLEGDRVHYLSEDDKTKLRRGSTDKITATYYDMVSEVVNVARKTESSLQRLRQGQQKRIGGSTDASDNIISDTDKICMQLFLDIQEYARNLRTLGIDAREIESYRSLWQCVAPKDKQDSIQF